DNA from Paraburkholderia sp. ZP32-5:
TGATCACGTCCGCGCGCTGGGTGCTGCACAAGATGCCCGCGCATACCCGCACCGTGTGTCTGGAGTTTTTCGGCCAGGCGCGCGAGGCGATTCCGAGCATCGTCGAAATCAAGGACTACATGTTCGAGACGTCGCGCCAGGGCGGCGCGATTCTCGCGGGCCTCGAGCATCTGGACGAACGCTATTTGCGCGCGGTCGGCTACGCGACCAAGAGCAAGCGCAACGCGTTTCCGAAGATGGTGCTGATCGGCGACATCGTCGGCGATGACGCGGACGCGGTCGCGCAGGCCACCTCGGAAGTGGTGCGGATGGCCAACGGCAAGAGCGGCGAAGGCTTCGTCGCGGTCAGCGCGGAGGCGCGCAAGCGCTTCTGGCTCGACCGCAGCCGCACCGCCGCGATCGCGAAGCACACCAACGCGTTCAAGATCAACGAAGACGTCGTGATTCCGCTCGACCGCATGGGCGAGTACACGGACGGCATCGAGCGCATCAATATCGAACTGTCGATCAAGAACAAGCTGCAGCTGGTCGATGCGCTCGAAGCGTTCTTCAAGGCCGGCAAGCTGCCGCTCGGCAAGAGCGACGACGCGAACGAAATCCCCAGCGCCGAGCTGCTCGAAGACCGCGTGCAGCAGGCGCTCGATCTGCTCGGGCGGGTGCGCACGCGCTGGGAATTCCTGCGCGACAAGCTCGATCTGTCGTTGCGCGAGGCGCAGCATTATCTGGTCGGTCTCGGCTACGAATCGCTCGCCGAAAAGTTCGCCGACCGCGTCGACGAGCAGCCGGACGCGAACGTGTTCCATCTCGCGCAGGACCGCACGATCCGCGTGTCGTGGAAGCAGGAAATCCGCGCCGAATTGCGCCAGATCTTCAACGGCGGCGAATTCAAGCCGATCCTCGAAGAAGCCCAGGCGATCCACAAGCAGGTGCTGCGCGGCCGCGTATTCGTTGCGCTGCACATGCATGCGGGCGACGGCAACGTGCACACCAACATCCCGGTCAACTCCGATAACTACGAGATGCTGCAGGACGCGCATACGGCGGTCGCGCGCATCATGCGGCTCGCGCGTTCGCTCGATGGCGTGATTTCCGGCGAGCACGGCATCGGCATCACGAAGCTCGAATTCCTGACCGAAGACGAGATCGGCGAATTCCGCGCGTACAAGCAGCGCGTCGATCCGCAGGGCCGCTTCAACGCGGGCAAGCTGCTCGACGGCGCCGATCTGCGCAATGCCTACACGCCGAGCTTCGGCCTGATGGGCTACGAATCGCTGATCATGCAGCAGTCCGATATCGGTGCGATTTCCGAGTCGATCAAGGACTGCCTGCGCTGCGGCAAGTGCAAGCCGGTCTGCGCGACCCACGTGCCGCGCGCGAACCTGCTGTACAGCCCGCGCAACAAGATTCTCGCCACTTCGTTGCTGGTCGAGGCGTTCCTGTATGAAGAGCAGACGCGCCGCGGCGTGTCGATCAAGCACTGGGACGAATTCAACGACGTCGCCGATCACTGCACGGTCTGCCACAAGTGCGTGACGCCGTGCCCGGTGAAGATCGACTTCGGCGACGTGACGATGAACATGCGCAACCTGCTGCGCAAGATGGGCAAGAAGAAGTTCAATCCGGGCAACGCGGCCGGCATGTTCTTCCTGAACGCGACCAATCCGCAGACCATCAACCTCGCGCGTACCGCGATGATGGGCGTCGGCTACAAGGCGCAGCGGCTCGGCAACGAAGTGCTGAAGAAGTTCACGAAGAAGCAGACCGCGCATCCGCCGGCGACCGTCGGCAAACCGGCGGTGACCCAGCAGGTGATCCACTTCATGAACAAGAAGATGCCGGGCAATCTGCCGAAGAAAACGGCGCGCGCGCTGCTCGACATCGAAGACAACAAGATCGTCCCGATCATCCGCAATCCGAAGACGACCACGTCCGATACGGAAGCGGTGTTCTACTTCCCGGGCTGCGGCTCCGAGCGGCTGTTCTCGCAGGTCGGTCTCGCGACCCAGGCGATGCTGTGGGAAGCGGGCGTGCAGACCGTGCTGCCGCCGGGCTACTTGTGCTGCGGCTATCCGCAGCGCGGCTCGGGCCAGTACGACAAGGCCGAGAAGATCGTCACCGACAACCGCGTGCTGTTCCACCGCGTTGCCAATACGCTGAACTACCTCGACATCAAGACGGTGGTGGTGTCGTGCGGCACCTGCTACGACCAGCTCGCGGGCTATGAATTCGACAAGATCTTCCCGGGTTGCCGGATCGTCGACATTCACGAATATCTGCTCGAAAAGGGCATCAAGCTCGACGGCGTGAACGGCGTGCGCTACATGTACCACGACCCGTGCCATTCGCCGATCAAGACGATCGACCCGGTCAAGCTGGTCAATCAGCTGATGGGCTCCGAGCATGACGGCTACAAGATCGAGAAGAACGATCGCTGCTGCGGCGAATCGGGCACGCTCGCGGTCACGCGTCCCGACATCTCGACCCAGGTACGCTTCCGCAAGGAAGAGGAAATCCGTAAGGGCGCGGCCAAGCTGCGCGGTATTCCGCTGGTTGCGGAAGCCGGTGCGAACGCGATCAATCCGGCCAATGCATCGGCCGGCGCGGCGGGTGCTGCGAACGGTTCGGTGCTGAAAGCCGGCGACGGCCCTCAGCCGACCCAGGCAAACGTGGCCAACGCGAGCGCGACCGACGTGAAGATCCTGACGAGCTGCCCGTCCTGCCTGCAAGGGCTGTCGCGCTACAACGACGACGCGGGTACCGAGGCGGACTACATCGTCGTCGAGATGGCACGTCATGTGCTGGGCGAGAACTGGATGGCGGACTACGTTCAACGGGCGAACAATGGCGGAATCGAGCGCGTGCTGGTCTAATGGCACGACCGACGATTTTTGCCGAGGGCGACGATGGACTGCGTTTTTTGCCGTGAAGACGGCGGCGATGTGCTGTGGCAGGACGACTCCCTGCGGGTCGTCCTCGCCGACGAACACGACTACCCGGGCTTTTGCCGGGTAATCTGGAACGCACACGTCGCCGAGTTTTCGGATCTGTCCGCCGACGAGCGCAATCGCGTGATGAACGCGGTGTACGCGGTGGAACGCGCGATCCGACGCGTGATGCAGCCGGCCAAGGTCAACCTGGCGAGCCTCGGCAACCAAGTCCCGCACGTTCACTGGCACGTGATTCCGCGTTATTCGAACGACGCGCATTTCCCCCTGCCGATCTGGGCGCCGCGTCAGCGCACGGTGTCCGAAGCGATGCTGTCGTCGCGCCGCGCGCAGGCGACGCTGCTGCGCGAAGCGGTGCGGCAGGAAATCGAACAGGCGCTGGGCTGAGCGTCGCTGTCTGCCGCTGTGCGCCGCCGGGCTCTAGCCGGATTCCCGCCAGCGCGAAGCGCGGCCGACCCGTCGCTATGACCCGCCGTTATCTGATGAGGCAAACATGAGCGGACTGACCCCCGAGACTCCGGTGCCGACCGGCGTGGTCGTGCATTCGAAGTCGCGCGTGCTCGAATTGCAGTACGCAGGCGGCGAATCGTATCGCCTGCCGTTCGAGCTGCTGCGCGTGTATTCGCCGTCGGCGGAAGTGCAGGGCCACGGGCCCGGCCAGGAAACCTTGCAGACCGGCAAGCGCGACGTGACGATCACGATGATCGAAGGCGTCGGCAATTACGCGCTGCAGCCCACCTTCTCCGATGGGCACTCGACCGGCATCTATTCGTGGGACCTGTTGTACGACATGGCGGTGCGCCAGCATGAACTCTGGCAAACGTATCTCGCCAAACTGGCAGCGGCCGGCATCGACCGCGATACGCCGATGGTGCCCGCCGCGGCTGCGCACGGCCACTGTCACTGATACGATTCGCCCCCGAACGCCGCTCGAGCGGCGCAACATTCAAGAACACGCGAAAGGACGAGCGCGATGAGCAAAACCCACTTCGGCTTTCAATCGGTCGACGAACAGGACAAGGCGCAGAAGGTGGCGGGGGTGTTCCACTCGGTTGCCGCCAACTACGACTTGATGAACGACCTGATGTCGGGCGGATTGCACCGGGCGTGGAAGATGTTCACGATCGCCCAGGCCAATGTGCGGCCGGGCTACAAGGTGCTCGATCTCGCGGGGGGCACCGGCGATCTGTCGAGAGCGTTCGCGAAACAGGCCGGTGAGACGGGCGAAGTCTGGCATACCGATATCAACGAATCGATGCTGCGCGTGGGCCGCGACCGCCTGCTCGACAAGGGCGTGATCACGCCGACGCTGTTGTGCGACGCCGAGAAGATTCCCTTTCCGGACAACTACTTCGACGTGGTGACGGTCGCTTTCGGCCTGCGCAACATGACGCACAAGGACCTCGCGCTCGCGGAGATGCGCCGCGTGCTGAAGCCGGCCGGCCGCCTGCTGGTGCTGGAGTTCTCGAAGGTGTGGGATCCGCTGAAGAAGGTCTACGATCTGTATTCGTTCAAGGTGTTGCCGTGGCTTGGCGAGCGCTTCGCGAAAGACGCGGACAGCTACCAGTACCTCGCGGAATCGATCCGCATGCATCCGGACCAGGAAACTTTGAAAACAATGATGGAACAAGCCGGTCTCGACGGCGTCAAATATTACAATTTGTCAGCTGGCGTGGTAGCTTTGCATGTGGGGACCAAATACTAGGGACCCTAACC
Protein-coding regions in this window:
- the ubiE gene encoding bifunctional demethylmenaquinone methyltransferase/2-methoxy-6-polyprenyl-1,4-benzoquinol methylase UbiE; translated protein: MSKTHFGFQSVDEQDKAQKVAGVFHSVAANYDLMNDLMSGGLHRAWKMFTIAQANVRPGYKVLDLAGGTGDLSRAFAKQAGETGEVWHTDINESMLRVGRDRLLDKGVITPTLLCDAEKIPFPDNYFDVVTVAFGLRNMTHKDLALAEMRRVLKPAGRLLVLEFSKVWDPLKKVYDLYSFKVLPWLGERFAKDADSYQYLAESIRMHPDQETLKTMMEQAGLDGVKYYNLSAGVVALHVGTKY
- a CDS encoding DUF3683 domain-containing protein, producing MNAPQVFDPHGAAAAVAADPEARLREIPYNYTSFSDREIVIRLLGNDAWDALAELRAERRTGRSARMLYEVLGDIWVVRRNPYLQDDLLDNPKRRAMLIEALHHRLAEIEKRRRADLRDHGDEAGIERAARVETLVQAARRAIDEFASEFQKTYDLRRRATRELGKVTEKDNIKFDGLSRVAHVTDATDWRVEYPFVVLTPDSEAEMAGLIKACFELGLTVIPRGGGTGYTGGAVPLTPFSAVLNTEKLEQLGAVEMTDLPGVDRKVATIFSGAGVVTRRVTEAAERAGFVFAVDPTSLDASCIGGNIAMNAGGKKAVLWGTALDNLAWWRMVDPEGNWLEVTRLDHNMGKIHDVEVARFELKWFDGNYGPGEKLLRQESLDIKGRVFRKEGLGKDVTDKFLAGLPGVQKEGCDGLITSARWVLHKMPAHTRTVCLEFFGQAREAIPSIVEIKDYMFETSRQGGAILAGLEHLDERYLRAVGYATKSKRNAFPKMVLIGDIVGDDADAVAQATSEVVRMANGKSGEGFVAVSAEARKRFWLDRSRTAAIAKHTNAFKINEDVVIPLDRMGEYTDGIERINIELSIKNKLQLVDALEAFFKAGKLPLGKSDDANEIPSAELLEDRVQQALDLLGRVRTRWEFLRDKLDLSLREAQHYLVGLGYESLAEKFADRVDEQPDANVFHLAQDRTIRVSWKQEIRAELRQIFNGGEFKPILEEAQAIHKQVLRGRVFVALHMHAGDGNVHTNIPVNSDNYEMLQDAHTAVARIMRLARSLDGVISGEHGIGITKLEFLTEDEIGEFRAYKQRVDPQGRFNAGKLLDGADLRNAYTPSFGLMGYESLIMQQSDIGAISESIKDCLRCGKCKPVCATHVPRANLLYSPRNKILATSLLVEAFLYEEQTRRGVSIKHWDEFNDVADHCTVCHKCVTPCPVKIDFGDVTMNMRNLLRKMGKKKFNPGNAAGMFFLNATNPQTINLARTAMMGVGYKAQRLGNEVLKKFTKKQTAHPPATVGKPAVTQQVIHFMNKKMPGNLPKKTARALLDIEDNKIVPIIRNPKTTTSDTEAVFYFPGCGSERLFSQVGLATQAMLWEAGVQTVLPPGYLCCGYPQRGSGQYDKAEKIVTDNRVLFHRVANTLNYLDIKTVVVSCGTCYDQLAGYEFDKIFPGCRIVDIHEYLLEKGIKLDGVNGVRYMYHDPCHSPIKTIDPVKLVNQLMGSEHDGYKIEKNDRCCGESGTLAVTRPDISTQVRFRKEEEIRKGAAKLRGIPLVAEAGANAINPANASAGAAGAANGSVLKAGDGPQPTQANVANASATDVKILTSCPSCLQGLSRYNDDAGTEADYIVVEMARHVLGENWMADYVQRANNGGIERVLV
- a CDS encoding HIT family protein gives rise to the protein MDCVFCREDGGDVLWQDDSLRVVLADEHDYPGFCRVIWNAHVAEFSDLSADERNRVMNAVYAVERAIRRVMQPAKVNLASLGNQVPHVHWHVIPRYSNDAHFPLPIWAPRQRTVSEAMLSSRRAQATLLREAVRQEIEQALG
- a CDS encoding gamma-butyrobetaine hydroxylase-like domain-containing protein, whose product is MSGLTPETPVPTGVVVHSKSRVLELQYAGGESYRLPFELLRVYSPSAEVQGHGPGQETLQTGKRDVTITMIEGVGNYALQPTFSDGHSTGIYSWDLLYDMAVRQHELWQTYLAKLAAAGIDRDTPMVPAAAAHGHCH